One window of the Mytilus galloprovincialis chromosome 14, xbMytGall1.hap1.1, whole genome shotgun sequence genome contains the following:
- the LOC143059231 gene encoding uncharacterized protein LOC143059231 — translation MPVNPVQHRMKRIFRKISICFVFLSRINNGPIRPHQTRHGNNHHGNNEHDEHNKHEKPTSNFRVASLCFMFLRRLHAFEDHFHACNTQNHRPLMKKPKRNLSASGKCPCCNLKTDSENGEEQTKTILTHFLRDIVPKFSRICIGQNPQSSSQIWTPDKKPQKWPTSLVWKDPNNTPKDTLEVLQKKMDILMQLCDIKKIPPEYYPELQAYQEYCHELSNKKDSADISKLQILRQQRKKSHDLAQACRKFSEFVQHHGLPDKSPLLQKEIQRLSQVLHEANSNNKLASQFDEVYCAIANAEGTEKPPEEFMAQFASSSQTYTAGDIFMATSAGSFRRDNAAAYSYLTNSQGSEFQDIFYARRPCEKRVFADTTQNSNFVYNPLGGKRLKACSQSILENGFAGSGFF, via the exons GGACCAATCAGACCACACCAAACACGTCATGGGAATAATCACCATGGCAACAATGAACACGATGAACACAACAAGCATGAGAAACCTACAAGTAATTTTAGAGTGGCCAGTCTCTGCTTCATGTTTCTCAGACGTTTAcat GCATTTGAAGACCATTTCCATGCTTGTAACACACAAAACCACAGACCTCTGATGAAAAAGCCAAAACGAAACTTAAGTGCCAGTGGAAAATGCCCATGTTGTAATTTGAAGACAGATTCCGAGAATGGAGAAGAGCAGACTAAAACCATACTTACCCATTTCTTGAGGGATATCGTTCCAAAATTTTCACGAATTTGTATTGGCCAGAATCCACAAAGCTCATCACAGATTTGGACACCAGACAAAAAACCACAAAAATGGCCGACAAGTCTTGTCTGGAAAGATCCTAACAACACTCCAAAAGACACTTTAGAAGTCTTACAGAAAAAGATGGACATTTTAATGCAGTTAtgtgatattaaaaaaattccaCCAGAATATTACCCTGAACTTCAAGCATACCAGGAATACTGTCATGAACTATCAAACAAGAAAGATTCGGCAGACATTTCCAAACTACAAATCTTACGGCAGCAGCGTAAGAAGTCACATGACCTCGCCCAAGCTTGTCGGAAATTTTCAGAATTTGTTCAGCATCATGGTTTACCTGATAAGTCCCCTTTATTACAGAAAGAAATACAACGCCTGAGTCAAGTTTTACACGAGGCTAACTCTAACAACAAGTTGGCGTCACAGTTTGATGAGGTGTATTGTGCTATTGCTAATGCAGAG GGAACAGAGAAGCCTCCTGAAGAGTTTATGGCACAATTTGCCTCATCCTCGCAGACGTACACAGCAGGCGATATCTTTATGGCGACTTCAGCAGGAAGTTTCCGTCGTGACAATGCGGCCGCCTACAGTTACTTAACCAATAGTCAGGGATCAGAATTCCAGGATATCTTTTATGCCCGGCGGCCTTGTGAGAAGAGAGTGTTTGCAGACACAACCCAGAATTCCAATTTCGTGTACAACCCCTTAGGAGGAAAGAGACTTAAAGCTTGCTCTCAGAGTATTTTAGAAAATGGTTTCGCTGGAAGTGGATTTTTTTGA